Proteins from a genomic interval of Pseudomonas silesiensis:
- a CDS encoding YcaO-like family protein — MSERELTPAEALSQLNKVINELGLNAVTRYTSRNRLVATAELFDKNNNLIESGAGKGPDSLIGALAESIEHYSTFQPHIGDLHHHRCDFIATQKHSECEGLLSSLPRTGEKIECFKLTTLDKREELYIPSILLCPKNAERFSTNRSPDVQYLARYSSNSGIAFGCTEAEALLHGTNEVIERHILSCFFMAVCSIGPAMDLYTPSEELLTSALQDNPSAIESANKLQIIIIKDMLGVYFTVAFPKAGPGDLHISPIGSGCSLDIRTAIQRATTEQFQSHSLYGIVEEAIDKTTLDLLSSSDKLKGLIGFAHIRSLSLPSLDQPLTDFTASVPQQLKTLQNNLLREGKTIFHRTVARYSGNNVVSQCYVPGLERFNIIRNGCLVAPQHILRKTSKSLHLEQQK, encoded by the coding sequence ATGTCCGAACGTGAACTTACCCCCGCGGAAGCGCTTTCTCAGCTCAACAAAGTCATCAACGAATTAGGTTTGAACGCTGTGACGCGTTATACAAGTCGCAATCGGCTTGTGGCAACCGCTGAACTATTTGACAAAAACAACAACCTCATTGAGTCAGGTGCAGGCAAAGGACCCGACTCCCTCATCGGTGCGTTGGCCGAAAGCATTGAACACTACAGCACCTTTCAGCCCCACATTGGTGATCTACATCATCACCGCTGTGATTTTATCGCCACTCAGAAGCATAGCGAATGCGAAGGTCTGCTAAGCAGCTTGCCTCGCACTGGAGAAAAAATTGAGTGCTTTAAACTGACAACCCTAGACAAACGTGAAGAGTTATATATTCCAAGTATTCTACTCTGCCCGAAAAATGCGGAAAGATTTTCTACCAACAGAAGTCCCGACGTGCAGTATTTGGCCCGCTACTCATCAAACTCAGGGATTGCCTTTGGCTGTACCGAAGCCGAAGCACTGTTGCATGGAACCAATGAAGTCATCGAAAGGCATATCTTGTCCTGCTTTTTCATGGCAGTTTGTTCCATTGGCCCTGCCATGGATTTATACACCCCCTCCGAGGAACTACTTACAAGCGCATTACAAGACAACCCCTCGGCTATAGAGTCCGCTAACAAGTTACAGATCATCATCATAAAGGATATGCTGGGTGTTTATTTTACTGTGGCATTTCCTAAAGCAGGACCTGGCGATCTTCATATTTCACCAATTGGCTCAGGATGTTCGCTGGACATCCGTACTGCAATTCAGAGAGCGACTACAGAACAATTTCAATCCCATTCATTGTATGGCATAGTTGAAGAGGCAATTGACAAGACCACCCTTGATTTACTATCAAGCTCAGACAAACTGAAAGGTCTCATCGGTTTCGCCCATATTAGAAGCCTAAGTCTGCCTTCACTCGATCAGCCGCTGACAGATTTTACTGCCAGCGTGCCGCAGCAATTAAAAACCCTACAAAATAATTTATTACGTGAAGGAAAAACAATTTTTCACAGAACCGTAGCCCGCTACTCCGGAAACAACGTGGTTTCACAGTGTTATGTCCCTGGACTGGAGCGTTTCAACATCATTAGAAATGGCTGCTTGGTAGCACCCCAGCATATTTTACGTAAAACCTCTAAAAGCCTGCACCTTGAACAGCAAAAATAA
- a CDS encoding ATP-binding cassette domain-containing protein — translation MQTLIRTACKKHAVLLTSTITTIIVLKLIALAPPLLLGKVVDALNSDIDTTLNTLLTLTAGFALAGCIQAIINPLQIFLLSRLVQQIVMNASIDWMAELMRKEFCHFNSWRIGHFIKSVERGITAHEQLLTFLVTVAIPMCLEFLIVGGVFLYMGGAGIFLALTGLGIIYLFVTHKIIRWRRKHIDAVNEQEDELSAILFNTLTAGKSIKLERAEHTATQPLNRAFAQYANAAVTVTSSGGFLSAAKILFVSLSTAGLLGWGVFDQLSGEPSISVGQLVAIFSIAGSFLLNITTLTEGYRVLDQFLADQRRLQQLLALPDFDQDNRQAEITSRRASTMVLAPCVVTDNQAVRLSIANAITFKQGQSVAITGPSGAGKTTLLETLAGLNASVRTQLSIDGLPVSRLGALTHLSFLRYCPQSPQFLEGTFERSVLFGIDPSPHLHQAIQRLNLEDIVSRRNLSENAANISGGEAKRLSLLRLINRPGNFNLFDEPSASIEPKLATPVWDLLFDTFAERGLICVTHDIRHLYRFDRVIVMQDGAIIDDGPWCELVHRSAIKVLLSDLQSQA, via the coding sequence ATGCAGACACTAATCAGAACGGCCTGTAAAAAACACGCAGTACTGCTGACTTCAACAATAACCACCATCATAGTACTCAAGCTTATAGCGCTAGCTCCGCCCCTGCTATTAGGCAAAGTCGTCGACGCGCTGAACAGTGATATCGATACAACCCTCAACACGCTACTCACTCTGACAGCAGGGTTCGCCTTGGCTGGATGCATTCAAGCGATCATTAATCCACTGCAAATTTTTCTTTTATCCCGATTAGTGCAGCAGATCGTGATGAATGCATCCATAGACTGGATGGCAGAGTTGATGCGCAAGGAATTTTGTCATTTCAATTCGTGGCGCATCGGACATTTCATCAAATCCGTGGAGCGCGGCATCACCGCCCATGAACAGTTATTGACATTCTTGGTCACCGTCGCAATCCCCATGTGTCTGGAGTTTTTGATCGTGGGCGGCGTATTTCTTTATATGGGTGGTGCCGGGATCTTTCTCGCGCTGACCGGTCTTGGCATCATTTATCTGTTTGTCACTCATAAAATCATCAGGTGGCGCAGAAAGCATATTGATGCAGTCAACGAGCAAGAAGATGAGTTGAGCGCGATTTTGTTCAATACCCTGACCGCGGGAAAATCGATCAAACTGGAAAGGGCCGAACACACAGCAACACAACCGTTGAACCGTGCCTTTGCGCAATATGCCAACGCCGCGGTAACCGTGACAAGCTCCGGCGGCTTCCTGAGCGCGGCAAAGATCTTATTTGTCAGCCTTTCCACGGCAGGATTACTGGGCTGGGGTGTCTTCGATCAATTGTCGGGCGAGCCCAGCATCAGTGTCGGGCAACTGGTCGCCATATTTTCCATTGCGGGTAGTTTTCTACTGAACATCACCACGCTGACCGAAGGCTATCGAGTACTTGACCAATTTCTCGCTGACCAGCGCCGACTGCAGCAATTGTTGGCACTGCCAGACTTTGACCAGGACAACCGTCAAGCCGAAATCACCTCCCGGCGCGCCTCGACTATGGTGCTCGCCCCCTGCGTTGTGACCGATAACCAAGCGGTCCGGCTATCCATCGCGAATGCCATCACCTTTAAACAAGGCCAATCGGTTGCCATTACCGGTCCCAGTGGCGCGGGAAAAACCACCTTGCTGGAAACGCTTGCCGGATTGAATGCTTCGGTCAGAACTCAGTTGAGCATCGACGGCCTGCCGGTTTCCAGGTTGGGCGCCCTGACTCACTTGAGTTTCCTGAGATACTGTCCTCAATCACCGCAGTTTCTGGAAGGCACCTTCGAACGGTCAGTTCTGTTCGGAATCGATCCTTCGCCACATCTGCACCAGGCGATACAACGATTGAACCTTGAAGACATTGTTTCCCGGCGAAACCTCAGCGAAAACGCGGCCAATATTTCCGGTGGCGAAGCCAAACGCCTATCACTGCTGCGCCTGATCAACAGGCCAGGAAACTTCAACCTGTTTGACGAGCCAAGTGCGTCGATTGAACCAAAGCTCGCCACTCCAGTGTGGGATTTGCTTTTCGACACCTTCGCCGAGCGCGGGTTGATTTGTGTCACTCACGATATTCGCCATCTGTATCGCTTTGATCGAGTCATCGTCATGCAGGACGGTGCGATTATCGATGACGGTCCGTGGTGTGAGTTGGTCCACAGGTCGGCAATCAAGGTGCTGTTGAGCGACCTTCAATCGCAAGCGTGA
- the glyA gene encoding serine hydroxymethyltransferase, whose product MFSKHDQIKGYDDELLAAINAEDARQEHHIELIASENYTSQRVMEAQGSGLTNKYAEGYPGKRYYGGCEHVDVVEQLAIDRAKQLFGADYANVQPHSGSQANAAVYLALLQAGDTVLGMSLAHGGHLTHGAKVSFSGKLYNAVQYGIDTKTGLIDYDEVERLAVEHQPKMLIAGFSAYSKTLDFPRFRQIADKVGAYLFVDMAHVAGLVATGLYPNPLPYADVVTTTTHKTLRGPRGGLILARSNPELEKKLNAAVFPGGQGGPLMHVIAAKAVCFKEALEPAFKTYQAQVIRNAQAMAKVFIERGYDVVSGGTDNHLFLVSLIRQGLTGKDADAALGRAGITVNKNAVPNDPQSPFVTSGLRIGTPAITSRGFKEAQSNELAGWICDILDHLGDADVEANVARQAAALCSDFPVYRN is encoded by the coding sequence ATGTTCAGCAAGCACGATCAGATCAAAGGCTACGACGACGAACTGCTGGCGGCGATCAACGCCGAGGACGCTCGGCAAGAGCACCACATCGAATTGATCGCCTCGGAAAACTACACCAGCCAACGGGTGATGGAGGCGCAAGGCAGCGGCCTGACCAACAAGTACGCCGAAGGCTATCCGGGCAAGCGTTATTACGGTGGCTGCGAGCATGTCGACGTGGTCGAGCAGTTGGCCATCGATCGCGCCAAACAGCTGTTCGGCGCCGATTACGCCAACGTCCAGCCGCACTCCGGCAGCCAGGCCAATGCCGCGGTGTATCTGGCATTGCTGCAGGCCGGTGACACCGTGCTGGGCATGAGCCTGGCCCACGGCGGCCACCTGACCCACGGCGCCAAGGTCAGTTTTTCCGGCAAGCTCTACAACGCGGTGCAGTACGGTATCGACACCAAGACCGGGCTGATCGATTACGACGAAGTCGAGCGCCTGGCGGTGGAGCACCAGCCGAAAATGCTCATCGCCGGGTTCTCTGCCTACTCCAAGACCCTGGACTTCCCGCGCTTCCGGCAGATCGCCGACAAGGTTGGTGCCTATCTGTTCGTCGACATGGCCCACGTCGCCGGGCTGGTGGCGACCGGTCTGTACCCGAACCCGCTGCCGTACGCGGACGTGGTCACCACCACGACCCACAAGACCCTGCGCGGCCCTCGTGGTGGCTTGATCCTGGCCAGATCGAACCCGGAACTGGAGAAAAAACTCAACGCCGCGGTATTCCCCGGTGGCCAGGGCGGACCGCTGATGCACGTGATCGCCGCCAAGGCCGTGTGCTTCAAGGAAGCATTGGAGCCCGCTTTCAAGACCTATCAGGCGCAGGTGATCCGCAATGCCCAGGCGATGGCGAAAGTGTTTATCGAACGTGGCTACGACGTGGTGTCCGGTGGCACCGACAACCACCTGTTCCTGGTCAGCCTGATCCGCCAGGGCCTGACCGGCAAAGACGCCGACGCCGCCCTCGGCCGCGCCGGGATCACCGTGAACAAGAACGCGGTGCCGAACGATCCGCAATCGCCGTTCGTGACCTCCGGCCTACGCATCGGCACCCCGGCCATCACCAGCCGTGGTTTCAAGGAAGCCCAAAGCAACGAGCTGGCGGGCTGGATCTGCGACATCCTCGACCACCTCGGCGATGCCGATGTCGAGGCCAATGTCGCCCGACAGGCCGCAGCGTTGTGCAGTGATTTCCCTGTGTATCGCAACTGA
- a CDS encoding DUF3303 domain-containing protein has protein sequence MLFMVSWTISPQNRNSVIQRFLETKGAPPEGVKMLGRWHAVGGSSGFGIAESDDVVQIQKWVLQWNDLMHMEVHAALTDEQAAPLLAAAVAKQ, from the coding sequence ATGTTATTCATGGTCAGTTGGACAATCAGCCCGCAAAACCGCAACAGCGTGATCCAGCGCTTTCTCGAGACCAAAGGGGCCCCACCCGAAGGCGTGAAGATGCTGGGACGCTGGCATGCCGTCGGCGGCTCGAGCGGGTTTGGCATCGCGGAATCCGATGATGTGGTGCAGATTCAAAAGTGGGTGCTGCAATGGAATGACCTCATGCACATGGAAGTCCATGCGGCGTTGACCGATGAGCAGGCGGCGCCGTTGTTGGCGGCGGCGGTAGCCAAGCAATGA
- the ligD gene encoding DNA ligase D, with product MNKNLDDYNRMRDFSATSEPAAKPSSKKKAQDHALQFCIQKHDASRLHYDFRLELDGALKSWAVPKGPSLDPKVKRLAVHVEDHPLDYATFEGSIPEGHYGAGDVIVWDRGVWIPQEDPAKAYAKGKLKFELQGEKLGGLWNLVRTHMPGKQEQWFLIKHQDGAAKPESEYDVVVAEPDSVLSDRTILPKKSKAAAKPKPVKKPAAAAPKAQATPLTGARKARLPEQLKPELATLVEKAPGGEWSYEIKFDGYRIMARIDHGEVQLFTRNGHDWTHKLPKQAEALAALGLESAWLDGEMVVADEQGVPDFQALQNAFDSGRSGAILYYLFDIPYLNGVDLREVPVEERRAALATVLNANEDPLLRFSDAFGEEPEALLNSACQMRMEGLIGKRLGSPYVSRRSSDWIKLKCKHRQEFVVVGFTDPKGSRNGFGALLLGLHDRDSGELRYAGKVGTGFNETTLKHIHEQLKPLQTKKPSVVNPPSGFDAKGVHWLKPTLLAEVAFAEMTKEGSVRHAVFHGLRDDKPAEDITEERAKAVKTSTSKPAAAKTATAKAATAKAAAAKTGAAKTAAEKTASERTAAEKNAPGKTASGKKSTAEKPATQKKTAEPAPSQIGLGKGKVRITHPDRVIDASSGTTKVQLAEYYASVAEWILPELKDRPVALVRAPDGIAGELFFQKNAERLAIPGITTLDKALTGQPVMIINNAEALIGAVQMSTVELHTWNATSDNLDKPDRFVLDLDPDPALPWKSMVEATQLTLSVLDELGLKAFLKTSGGKGIHLVVPLTRKLGWDEVKDFSHAIVSHMAKLLPDRFSAVSGPKNRVGRIFIDYLRNGLGATTICAYAVRTRDGLPVSMPIFREEVGELKGGNQWNVHNVQERLAEVGDEPWAELKKTRQTITAEMRRRVGMKK from the coding sequence ATGAACAAGAACCTGGACGATTACAACCGCATGCGCGACTTCTCGGCCACTTCTGAACCGGCCGCCAAACCGTCGAGCAAAAAAAAAGCGCAAGACCATGCGCTGCAATTCTGCATCCAGAAACATGACGCTTCGCGCCTGCACTACGACTTTCGCCTGGAACTCGACGGCGCCCTGAAAAGCTGGGCGGTGCCCAAGGGGCCGTCACTGGATCCCAAGGTCAAGCGCCTGGCCGTCCATGTCGAAGACCACCCGCTGGACTACGCCACGTTCGAGGGCAGCATCCCCGAAGGGCATTACGGCGCCGGTGACGTGATCGTCTGGGACCGCGGCGTATGGATTCCCCAGGAGGATCCGGCCAAGGCCTACGCCAAGGGCAAGCTCAAGTTCGAGCTGCAGGGCGAGAAGCTCGGCGGTCTGTGGAACCTGGTGCGCACGCACATGCCGGGCAAGCAGGAACAATGGTTTTTGATCAAGCACCAGGACGGCGCGGCGAAACCCGAGAGTGAATACGACGTGGTCGTCGCCGAGCCCGATAGCGTGCTCAGTGATCGGACTATCCTGCCTAAAAAGTCAAAGGCCGCGGCCAAGCCCAAGCCGGTGAAAAAACCGGCCGCGGCGGCGCCCAAGGCACAGGCGACGCCTTTGACCGGTGCCCGCAAAGCCAGGCTGCCGGAGCAGCTCAAGCCGGAACTGGCCACCCTGGTCGAGAAGGCCCCGGGCGGCGAGTGGAGCTACGAGATCAAGTTCGACGGCTATCGAATCATGGCCCGCATCGACCACGGCGAGGTCCAACTGTTTACGCGCAATGGTCATGACTGGACCCACAAGCTGCCAAAACAAGCCGAGGCCCTGGCAGCGCTGGGTCTCGAGTCAGCCTGGCTTGATGGCGAAATGGTGGTGGCCGACGAACAGGGCGTACCAGACTTCCAGGCCTTGCAGAATGCGTTCGATTCGGGCCGCAGCGGCGCCATTCTTTACTACCTGTTCGACATCCCCTACCTCAACGGCGTGGACCTGCGCGAAGTGCCCGTCGAGGAACGCCGGGCGGCGCTGGCGACGGTACTCAACGCCAATGAAGACCCGCTGCTGCGGTTCTCCGACGCGTTTGGCGAAGAGCCGGAAGCCTTGCTCAACAGCGCCTGCCAAATGCGCATGGAAGGGCTGATCGGCAAGCGTCTGGGGTCGCCCTACGTGTCCCGGCGCAGCAGCGACTGGATCAAGCTCAAGTGCAAGCATCGCCAGGAATTCGTGGTGGTTGGCTTCACCGATCCCAAAGGCTCGCGCAATGGGTTCGGTGCCTTGCTGCTGGGGCTGCATGACCGGGACAGCGGCGAATTGCGCTACGCAGGCAAGGTCGGCACCGGGTTCAACGAGACCACGCTCAAACATATCCACGAGCAACTCAAACCCCTGCAGACGAAGAAACCGTCGGTGGTCAATCCGCCGAGCGGCTTCGATGCCAAAGGCGTGCATTGGCTTAAGCCGACACTGCTGGCGGAAGTGGCCTTTGCCGAAATGACCAAGGAAGGCTCGGTACGCCATGCGGTGTTCCATGGCCTGCGCGATGACAAACCTGCCGAAGACATTACCGAGGAGCGTGCGAAAGCCGTGAAGACTTCAACCTCGAAACCCGCTGCTGCGAAAACTGCCACTGCAAAAGCCGCCACTGCAAAAGCTGCGGCTGCAAAAACTGGCGCTGCAAAAACTGCTGCGGAAAAAACTGCTTCTGAAAGAACTGCCGCTGAAAAAAACGCCCCTGGGAAAACCGCCTCTGGAAAAAAAAGCACCGCTGAAAAGCCAGCCACCCAAAAGAAAACCGCCGAACCCGCACCTTCACAAATCGGCCTGGGCAAGGGCAAGGTGCGCATCACCCATCCTGATCGGGTGATCGACGCCAGCAGCGGCACCACCAAAGTGCAACTGGCCGAGTACTACGCCAGCGTCGCCGAATGGATATTGCCCGAACTCAAGGACCGCCCGGTGGCACTGGTGCGCGCCCCCGACGGCATCGCCGGCGAACTGTTTTTCCAGAAGAACGCCGAGCGCCTGGCCATTCCGGGGATCACCACCCTGGACAAGGCCCTGACCGGTCAACCGGTGATGATCATCAACAACGCCGAAGCCCTGATCGGCGCCGTGCAGATGAGCACGGTGGAGCTGCACACCTGGAACGCCACCTCCGACAACCTCGACAAACCCGACCGCTTCGTCCTTGACCTCGACCCGGACCCGGCGCTGCCCTGGAAAAGCATGGTCGAGGCGACTCAGCTGACCCTTTCGGTGCTCGATGAACTCGGGCTCAAGGCATTTCTCAAGACCAGCGGCGGCAAGGGCATTCACCTGGTGGTGCCGCTGACCCGCAAGCTCGGCTGGGACGAGGTAAAGGACTTCAGCCATGCCATCGTCAGCCACATGGCCAAACTGCTGCCGGATCGTTTTTCCGCGGTCTCCGGCCCGAAAAACCGGGTCGGGCGGATCTTCATCGATTACCTGCGCAACGGGCTGGGCGCCACTACCATCTGCGCCTACGCCGTGCGGACTCGCGACGGCTTGCCGGTGTCGATGCCGATCTTTCGCGAGGAGGTGGGTGAGCTCAAGGGTGGCAATCAGTGGAATGTGCACAACGTGCAGGAGCGGCTCGCGGAAGTGGGTGACGAGCCATGGGCGGAGCTGAAGAAAACCCGGCAGACCATCACCGCAGAAATGCGGCGGCGGGTGGGGATGAAGAAGTAG
- a CDS encoding methyltransferase, which yields MNQEERLGAADLALLQLGRRLQADGYRFITPTPLTHQRVNDRAFGQSARTLREVFGWSRSFDPGLLSADEQRQLQQAGVLGESNGRLKSHVRWSSLDDLLFVHSGFPTDAADAVFFGPDTYRFAQLIHAHLQQNFAPIRRAVDIGCGAGVGAIVIARARREAQVLAVDINPAALRLTAVNAALAEVANVCIEASDVLQDVDGNFDLIVANPPYMADPAERAYRHGGGAFGEQLSLRIVEQALYRLAPGGSLVLYTGVAMIDGCDPFLAALAPRLESPLFAWTYRELDPDVFGEELLTQGYQRVERIGVVALIVTRIGPGIGGIVSSPAGAP from the coding sequence ATGAATCAGGAAGAACGATTGGGCGCTGCCGATCTGGCATTGCTGCAGCTGGGTCGCCGCTTGCAGGCGGACGGCTATCGCTTCATCACACCGACGCCACTGACCCATCAGCGGGTCAACGATCGCGCATTCGGACAAAGCGCCAGGACTCTGCGCGAGGTGTTCGGCTGGTCGCGGTCGTTCGACCCCGGCCTGTTGTCGGCGGACGAGCAGCGGCAGTTGCAACAGGCGGGCGTGCTCGGGGAGAGCAACGGCCGGCTGAAAAGTCATGTGCGCTGGTCGAGCCTGGATGATCTGTTGTTCGTGCATTCGGGGTTCCCCACCGATGCCGCCGACGCGGTGTTCTTCGGCCCCGACACCTACCGTTTCGCCCAGTTGATACATGCCCATCTGCAACAGAACTTCGCCCCGATCAGGCGCGCCGTGGACATCGGGTGCGGCGCGGGTGTCGGGGCGATCGTGATTGCCCGCGCGCGGCGCGAAGCCCAAGTGCTGGCCGTCGACATCAACCCGGCGGCGCTGCGTCTGACGGCGGTCAACGCGGCGCTCGCCGAAGTGGCCAACGTCTGCATCGAAGCCAGCGACGTGCTGCAGGATGTCGACGGCAACTTCGACTTGATCGTCGCCAATCCGCCCTACATGGCCGACCCCGCCGAGCGTGCCTACCGCCACGGCGGCGGGGCGTTTGGCGAACAGTTGTCACTGCGAATCGTCGAGCAGGCCCTGTATCGACTGGCCCCCGGCGGCTCGTTGGTGCTGTACACCGGGGTGGCGATGATCGATGGTTGCGACCCGTTCCTGGCCGCACTGGCCCCGCGCCTGGAGTCGCCGTTGTTCGCCTGGACTTATCGCGAACTCGATCCCGATGTGTTCGGTGAAGAGTTGTTGACCCAAGGCTACCAGCGCGTGGAGCGGATTGGCGTGGTGGCGTTGATCGTTACGCGCATCGGCCCCGGCATCGGGGGAATCGTCAGCTCGCCTGCAGGTGCGCCATGA
- a CDS encoding iron-containing redox enzyme family protein, which translates to MTALTRLESRPAHEHPIGGAGCIKQIYQQLLLSDDAQQRHVLAQRFLQTQLQRAADLPDELPQDLSALQDFVEQHSLAVARQYADYLQQRKEGGPRQFFSNKAHALFFLQAVAPTKLVDGAWLYGLLRHWRDPRFEGLICTYLEELGEGNPAQNHVVIYRKLLAEHGLQDCAAIPDERYLQGAVQLALGESGDECLPEVIGYNLGYEQLPLHLLISAYELSELGIDPYYFTLHVTIDNASTGHAQKAVQSVLQLLPLEGDREAFLRRVALGYRLNDLGQGSRAIIESFDLYAEVLDMLERKRPFGQHMHSDYCRFEGKTVNQWLSTPEQLPGFLAALENKGWIKRHQDPQASRFWQLIDGDGAAMFGVFSPYEKQLLHDWIAGDWVPERSTATPRGSANGAVETSVPVNDPDIQSLNSALAGVGAHEQMQVLIPWLSAHRHSHPAGLFATRRFIELKSRLR; encoded by the coding sequence ATGACTGCCCTGACACGACTTGAATCCAGGCCTGCCCACGAACACCCGATTGGCGGTGCCGGCTGCATTAAGCAAATCTACCAGCAGCTGCTGCTGAGCGACGATGCGCAGCAGAGGCATGTACTCGCTCAACGCTTCCTGCAGACCCAGTTGCAGCGAGCGGCGGACTTGCCGGACGAGCTGCCGCAGGACCTGTCGGCGCTGCAAGATTTTGTCGAACAACACAGCCTCGCAGTCGCCCGGCAGTACGCCGACTACCTGCAACAGCGCAAGGAAGGCGGGCCCCGGCAGTTCTTCAGCAACAAGGCGCACGCGCTGTTTTTCCTGCAGGCCGTTGCCCCGACCAAACTGGTGGACGGCGCCTGGCTGTACGGCCTGCTGCGGCACTGGCGCGACCCGCGTTTCGAGGGCCTGATCTGCACGTATCTGGAGGAGCTGGGGGAGGGCAATCCGGCACAGAATCATGTGGTGATCTACCGCAAGCTGTTGGCCGAGCATGGCCTACAGGACTGCGCCGCGATCCCCGATGAGCGTTATCTGCAAGGCGCCGTGCAACTGGCGCTGGGTGAGAGCGGCGATGAGTGCCTGCCCGAAGTCATCGGCTATAACCTGGGGTACGAACAACTGCCCCTGCATTTACTGATCAGTGCCTATGAACTCAGCGAGCTGGGCATCGATCCGTATTATTTCACCCTGCACGTGACCATCGACAACGCCAGCACCGGCCACGCGCAAAAGGCCGTGCAGTCGGTGTTGCAGCTATTGCCGCTGGAGGGCGATCGCGAGGCGTTCCTGCGCAGGGTCGCCTTGGGGTATAGGCTCAACGATCTGGGGCAGGGCAGTCGCGCGATCATCGAGTCGTTCGACCTGTACGCTGAAGTGCTGGACATGCTCGAGCGCAAACGTCCGTTCGGCCAGCACATGCATTCCGACTACTGCCGCTTCGAAGGCAAGACAGTCAATCAATGGTTGTCGACACCCGAGCAGTTGCCAGGCTTCCTCGCGGCCCTGGAAAACAAGGGCTGGATCAAGCGCCACCAGGATCCGCAAGCCAGCCGGTTCTGGCAATTGATCGATGGCGACGGCGCGGCCATGTTCGGGGTGTTCAGCCCTTATGAAAAGCAGTTGCTGCACGACTGGATCGCCGGCGACTGGGTGCCTGAGCGTTCAACCGCAACGCCCCGGGGTAGCGCCAATGGCGCGGTCGAAACGTCGGTGCCGGTCAACGACCCGGACATCCAGAGCCTGAACAGCGCGCTGGCTGGCGTTGGCGCTCACGAGCAGATGCAAGTGCTGATCCCGTGGCTGTCGGCCCACCGGCATTCTCATCCGGCCGGTCTGTTCGCCACCCGACGTTTCATCGAACTCAAATCCCGCCTTCGATAG
- a CDS encoding cupin domain-containing protein, translating to MRTVHVIESDKTPRPVNVVGEAITILAGGDLSKPFEVHIQQGVQGGGPPPHFHPWDEAFYVIDGQVEVTVDGQSNTVSSGGYVHIPAGTVHAYKNLSSTAKIIGVVSDPRGGQFFAAMDQLKVPEDLARIFEVAERYGVTFLVPKPSAAL from the coding sequence ATGCGCACGGTTCATGTCATCGAGTCGGATAAAACCCCCAGGCCGGTGAACGTCGTGGGTGAGGCAATCACCATCCTCGCTGGCGGGGATCTTTCCAAACCTTTCGAAGTGCATATCCAGCAAGGCGTGCAAGGCGGAGGACCGCCGCCGCACTTTCATCCCTGGGATGAGGCTTTTTATGTCATCGACGGGCAAGTGGAAGTGACCGTCGATGGCCAATCCAACACGGTGTCGAGCGGTGGCTATGTGCATATCCCTGCCGGAACCGTCCACGCCTACAAGAACCTCAGCAGCACGGCAAAAATCATCGGCGTGGTGTCCGACCCCCGGGGCGGGCAGTTTTTTGCGGCGATGGATCAGCTCAAGGTGCCGGAGGATCTGGCGCGGATTTTTGAAGTGGCCGAGCGTTATGGGGTTACGTTTCTGGTGCCTAAACCCTCCGCAGCTCTGTAG
- a CDS encoding tellurite resistance TerB family protein: MNTSDLLEQLLRGAGQGAMPQQGGRGASAQGGLGVLGGLLGGLLGGGAGSSAGGGGLGGLLGGLLGGGSALGGSTRSRSGGGTNYAALASLGMMAFQAYQAWQRSQAAAPQQAPRTVDLLSGPEVEDHSHAILRALIAAAKADGRIDDAEKQMISTEIGRHTDDPQLQQWLDDEVARPLDAADVAQSATDPGMAAEMYLASVMLVDDQQDAERSYLDELAAALGIDPDLQVHLEQQAKGGGA, from the coding sequence ATGAACACCAGCGATCTGCTCGAACAACTTCTGCGCGGCGCCGGCCAGGGCGCCATGCCGCAACAGGGCGGCCGTGGTGCTTCGGCCCAAGGCGGGCTTGGCGTCCTCGGCGGGTTGCTCGGCGGCCTGTTGGGCGGTGGCGCCGGTTCCAGCGCTGGCGGCGGTGGGTTGGGGGGCTTGCTCGGTGGCTTGCTGGGCGGCGGCTCAGCCTTGGGCGGTTCGACCCGGAGCCGGTCAGGCGGTGGCACCAACTACGCCGCGCTGGCGTCGCTGGGAATGATGGCATTTCAAGCGTATCAAGCCTGGCAACGCAGCCAGGCCGCGGCACCGCAACAGGCACCGCGCACTGTAGACCTGCTGTCTGGCCCGGAAGTCGAAGACCACAGTCACGCGATCCTTCGGGCATTGATTGCGGCGGCCAAGGCCGATGGCCGGATCGATGATGCCGAGAAACAGATGATCAGCACCGAGATCGGTCGTCACACCGATGATCCGCAGTTACAGCAATGGCTGGATGATGAAGTCGCCCGGCCGCTGGACGCCGCCGATGTGGCGCAGTCGGCCACCGATCCCGGCATGGCGGCGGAAATGTACCTAGCCAGTGTGATGCTGGTGGATGATCAGCAGGACGCCGAGCGCAGTTATCTGGATGAACTGGCGGCGGCGCTGGGTATTGATCCGGATTTGCAGGTGCATCTGGAGCAGCAGGCGAAGGGTGGCGGTGCCTGA